The region AGCCCAGGACCAGCCGCTGTCAGAACGGCGCTCTGAAGGGCCGCTGCCTGTCAGCTCGTGGCCCTTCGCCGTGCGGCTTGGCCCTGAGTCTCTCTTCGCTCCACAACAGGCCAGGCAGGACTTGAACCCGCGACCTGCGGTTTTGGAGACCGCTGCTCTACCAGTTGAGCTACTGGCCTACACTTGCTCTGCTGCCTGCTGCTACTTGGCCTCACGATGGAGGGTGTGTTTCTTGCACCGGCAGCAGTACTTCTTGAACTCGATACGACCCTGGTCGTTCTTACGGCTCTTCTCGGTGGTATAGTTGCGTTCCTTGCACTCGGTGCAAGCCATCGTCACCACCACACGGTTTTCCTTCTTTGCCATTTCGGTCCATCCCCACAAGATGAGCGGTATCGTTGAGAGGGGAGA is a window of Chloroflexi bacterium ADurb.Bin180 DNA encoding:
- the rpmG2 gene encoding 50S ribosomal protein L33 2 — encoded protein: MAKKENRVVVTMACTECKERNYTTEKSRKNDQGRIEFKKYCCRCKKHTLHREAK